The following proteins come from a genomic window of Frankia casuarinae:
- a CDS encoding class I SAM-dependent methyltransferase: MNGRDVSQGKPGRFRYDRCGDCGHVFQNPRLSFEGLDFYYRDFYDGLGAAMIEEVFGFSPGPYLHRASLSIPTPRRWLDVGGGHGHFCNVARTVWPTTSFDALDIGAGIEEAERRRWVDRAYRGLFPDIAADLADQYDVISMFHYLEHTRDPLAELDAAALALAPGRHLLLEVPNPESPAARMYRQLWPGWLIPQHQHLMPAANLAAALSERGFAVQEIRFGDVHQRGDPVMALYGLLQTVAPSPSSAWRTEEEPGRPRRVRALTAAAMVPAFVAGLALDAMSRPYLTAGSRSNAYRILARRR; encoded by the coding sequence ATGAATGGCCGCGACGTCTCCCAGGGGAAGCCCGGCCGGTTCCGCTACGACCGGTGCGGCGACTGCGGCCACGTCTTCCAGAATCCCCGACTCTCCTTCGAAGGTCTGGACTTCTACTACCGGGACTTCTACGACGGGCTCGGCGCCGCCATGATCGAGGAGGTCTTCGGATTCAGCCCGGGCCCTTATCTCCACCGGGCCAGCCTGTCGATACCGACGCCCCGTCGCTGGTTGGACGTGGGAGGCGGCCATGGACATTTCTGTAACGTGGCGAGAACGGTCTGGCCGACGACGTCGTTCGACGCACTCGACATCGGGGCGGGCATCGAGGAGGCGGAACGCCGACGCTGGGTGGATCGGGCCTACCGCGGATTATTTCCCGATATCGCCGCCGATCTGGCTGACCAGTACGACGTCATCAGCATGTTCCACTACCTCGAACACACCCGGGATCCGCTGGCCGAACTGGATGCCGCCGCACTCGCGCTGGCCCCGGGCCGCCATCTGCTGCTCGAGGTACCGAATCCGGAGAGCCCCGCGGCCCGTATGTACCGCCAACTGTGGCCGGGATGGCTGATTCCGCAACATCAGCACCTTATGCCGGCGGCCAATCTGGCGGCTGCCCTGAGCGAACGTGGCTTCGCGGTCCAGGAGATCCGGTTCGGTGACGTCCATCAGCGGGGGGACCCGGTGATGGCCCTGTACGGGCTGCTCCAGACTGTCGCGCCGTCACCGTCCTCAGCGTGGCGCACCGAGGAGGAGCCGGGCCGCCCGCGGAGGGTCCGGGCGCTGACCGCGGCCGCCATGGTCCCCGCATTCGTGGCAGGCCTGGCCCTGGACGCGATGAGCCGGCCTTATCTGACCGCCGGCAGCCGGTCGAACGCCTACCGCATCCTCGCCCGCCGGAGGTAA
- a CDS encoding ISAs1 family transposase has translation MPVTPTDLGQAGSGQLVRMRRSLRVLGAHGGEVQGLADVLAGVPDPRDPRGIRHRLPVILGLSAAAVAAGEKSVEEIAAWAAHAPTQVLTALGARVHPVTGQPQAPSVDTMIRVLSAVDSSALARAVGMFAAARARQARGGGRRVVAVDGKTLRGAAGPEGRAPHLLAVAEHGTGVVLAEHEVGAKTNEVTAFAPLLRELHSHDPLDGVVVTADALHTTRAHADLIVTELGAHFVFTVKANTPALSVDCHQATDWTKIPIGHSAEGRAHGRFERRTIQLAQASEAIRARYPHARTVARIRRHVRRTVTTGTGRARVTRTIPSTVTVHVLTSLTLDAVTPADLAGYARGHWTIENKVHWVRDVTFREDASRVRTGPLPRIMTTLRNLIIGLIRLAGHNRIAPTIRRIRHDNALLLAILTLDNPADLHQ, from the coding sequence ATGCCCGTCACTCCCACCGATCTCGGACAGGCCGGGTCGGGGCAGCTGGTCCGGATGCGGCGGTCGCTGCGGGTCCTGGGGGCGCACGGCGGTGAGGTGCAGGGGCTCGCCGACGTACTCGCCGGGGTGCCTGACCCGCGGGACCCGCGAGGGATACGTCACCGGCTCCCGGTGATCCTGGGACTGTCCGCCGCAGCGGTCGCCGCGGGGGAGAAGTCGGTGGAGGAGATCGCGGCCTGGGCTGCGCACGCCCCGACGCAGGTCCTGACCGCTCTCGGGGCGCGGGTCCATCCGGTGACCGGGCAGCCGCAGGCACCGTCGGTGGACACGATGATCCGGGTCCTGTCCGCGGTGGACAGCTCGGCGCTGGCGAGGGCGGTCGGGATGTTCGCCGCGGCCCGCGCCCGCCAGGCCCGTGGTGGTGGGCGGCGGGTGGTCGCGGTCGACGGGAAGACCCTGCGTGGCGCGGCTGGGCCTGAGGGGCGGGCACCGCACCTGCTCGCGGTCGCCGAACACGGCACGGGTGTGGTGCTCGCCGAGCATGAGGTCGGCGCGAAGACGAACGAGGTCACCGCGTTCGCACCGCTGCTCCGCGAACTGCATTCCCATGATCCGCTGGATGGGGTGGTGGTAACCGCTGATGCGTTGCACACGACCCGCGCCCACGCCGACCTGATCGTCACCGAGCTGGGAGCGCACTTCGTGTTCACGGTGAAGGCGAACACCCCGGCGTTGTCGGTCGACTGCCACCAGGCGACCGACTGGACGAAGATCCCGATCGGGCACAGCGCCGAGGGCAGGGCCCATGGACGGTTCGAACGACGCACCATCCAGCTGGCCCAGGCCAGCGAGGCGATCCGTGCCCGCTATCCCCACGCCCGCACCGTGGCGCGGATCCGCCGTCATGTCCGGCGGACCGTGACCACCGGCACGGGCCGGGCCCGGGTCACCCGGACGATCCCGAGCACTGTCACGGTCCACGTCCTGACGAGCCTCACCCTCGACGCGGTCACACCCGCTGATCTCGCGGGCTACGCCCGAGGGCATTGGACGATCGAGAACAAGGTCCACTGGGTGCGCGATGTGACGTTCCGTGAGGATGCCTCGCGGGTTCGGACCGGCCCACTGCCCCGCATCATGACCACACTCCGTAACCTGATCATCGGGCTGATTCGCCTCGCTGGCCATAACCGCATCGCCCCGACCATCCGCAGAATCCGACACGACAACGCCCTGCTCCTGGCCATCCTCACTCTCGACAACCCCGCTGACCTGCATCAATGA
- a CDS encoding enoyl-CoA hydratase-related protein yields MSIREAVIVNTASTAAFARQIGQTAYSASKGGLPEVTLGVIPGAGGTQRLVHAAGKATAMRMLLTGEPIIAADALADALAARLAAEVVPDTGTLATATKIAERITDNFTGH; encoded by the coding sequence ATGAGTATCCGAGAAGCCGTCATCGTCAACACCGCGTCGACCGCGGCCTTTGCAAGGCAGATCGGCCAGACCGCCTACTCCGCCTCGAAGGGCGGGCTGCCCGAGGTGACCCTCGGGGTGATCCCGGGCGCGGGCGGCACCCAGCGGCTGGTGCACGCGGCCGGCAAGGCCACGGCGATGCGGATGCTGCTCACCGGCGAGCCGATCATCGCCGCCGACGCGCTCGCCGACGCGCTCGCCGCCAGGCTGGCCGCCGAGGTCGTCCCCGACACCGGAACCCTTGCCACCGCGACGAAAATCGCCGAACGGATCACCGACAACTTTACCGGCCACTGA
- a CDS encoding acyl-CoA dehydrogenase family protein: MTEELDQLQNLTRTFLAKESEPNHGRWTEQHAVDREFWNKAGEIGLLCISCPIEYGGGGGTFAHEAVVLREQGYIADDCWAYLVHSPIVAHYINAYGNHEQKQRWLPRLASGEFVGAIAMTEPGTGSDLQAVRTTARREGDHYVINGAKTFITNGTHCDLLIIVARTGNAPGGRGLSLIVAETQGLPGFERGRVLQKIGAMGTDTRELAFTDMRVPAVNLLGPAEGQGFVQLVQQLPQERLSIAVNAAAAAEHAVDLAIAYAKERTAFGKPLLEFQNTRFVLAECRTEALALRTFIDHCITEHVAGRLDGATASMAKYLATDKQCEIVDRCLQIFGGYGYMTEYPIARMYAAARVQRIYGGTNEIMKELIARSL; the protein is encoded by the coding sequence ATGACCGAGGAGCTCGACCAGCTCCAAAACCTCACCCGCACCTTCCTGGCCAAGGAATCCGAACCCAACCACGGGCGGTGGACCGAGCAGCACGCGGTCGACCGCGAGTTCTGGAACAAGGCCGGCGAGATCGGCCTGCTGTGCATCAGCTGCCCCATTGAGTACGGCGGCGGTGGCGGCACGTTCGCGCACGAGGCCGTGGTGTTGCGCGAGCAGGGCTACATCGCCGACGACTGCTGGGCCTACCTGGTGCACAGCCCGATCGTCGCGCACTACATCAACGCCTACGGCAACCACGAGCAGAAGCAGCGCTGGCTGCCCAGACTGGCGTCCGGTGAGTTCGTCGGCGCGATCGCGATGACCGAACCGGGCACCGGTAGCGACCTGCAGGCCGTGCGCACCACCGCCCGGCGTGAGGGTGACCATTACGTGATCAACGGTGCAAAGACGTTCATCACCAACGGTACCCACTGTGACCTGCTCATCATCGTGGCCCGCACCGGCAACGCGCCCGGCGGCAGAGGGCTGTCGCTGATCGTGGCGGAAACCCAGGGGCTGCCGGGGTTCGAACGCGGCCGGGTGCTGCAGAAGATCGGCGCGATGGGCACCGACACCCGCGAGCTGGCCTTCACCGACATGCGGGTGCCTGCGGTCAACCTGCTCGGTCCGGCCGAGGGCCAAGGCTTCGTGCAGCTGGTACAGCAGCTGCCGCAGGAACGGCTGTCCATCGCGGTGAATGCCGCGGCCGCCGCCGAACACGCCGTCGACTTGGCCATCGCCTACGCCAAGGAGCGCACGGCGTTCGGCAAACCCCTGCTGGAATTCCAGAACACCCGGTTCGTGCTCGCCGAGTGCCGTACCGAAGCGCTGGCGCTGCGCACCTTCATCGACCACTGCATCACCGAGCATGTGGCCGGCCGGCTCGACGGAGCAACCGCGTCCATGGCCAAATACCTGGCCACCGACAAGCAGTGCGAGATCGTCGACCGCTGCCTACAGATCTTCGGCGGCTACGGCTACATGACCGAGTACCCCATCGCCCGCATGTACGCCGCCGCCCGCGTCCAGAGGATCTACGGCGGCACCAACGAAATCATGAAGGAGCTCATCGCCCGCTCCCTCTGA
- a CDS encoding helix-turn-helix transcriptional regulator has translation MTAGSPDPDLEWWTTSDVAEYLGVRVGTVSSYRIRGQMPEPDRTIGRTHVWRPQRILEWHAGRTRVGVGGRARSGATSAPDEQASGELQTDPESEIGEFEVNSGD, from the coding sequence GTGACCGCAGGATCGCCTGACCCGGACCTCGAATGGTGGACGACGTCCGACGTGGCTGAGTACCTCGGTGTCCGCGTTGGCACGGTCAGCAGCTACCGGATACGCGGCCAGATGCCAGAACCCGACCGGACGATCGGACGCACGCACGTTTGGCGGCCGCAACGCATCCTCGAATGGCACGCCGGACGTACCCGTGTAGGTGTTGGGGGACGCGCTCGAAGCGGCGCGACTTCCGCACCAGACGAGCAGGCGTCGGGCGAGCTGCAAACTGATCCGGAATCGGAGATCGGCGAATTTGAGGTGAATTCAGGTGATTGA
- a CDS encoding tetratricopeptide repeat protein encodes MDAALARAPFNVREQFRMLLSADGRRADSRETSSENKNQAEVDASPTGLWTPDGTLSAVAEVSEGSPMDRRQFLVLSGSTLTSPAHEWLIARPSNDLSSQSGRFVGTSIVDNLRRITDELRRMDDQIGSGPLVQVVRSQASYVTDLLKNGRYTDSVSRDLYGMLAELLRLAGWLSFDAGRHGQAQRFFTAGLRSAHTAGDRALGANILGFMSCQAKDIGQFTESARFADSARTGYAGTSPTVSAILNMRAAQAYANLKDAVETRRAIDAAFDVFGGNPPGHGEPPWSYWFNEAQMNEQVGYCYMRLGDWERARDHLSLSTGVTGGPDTREGALRQALLADTYAQQGDPDSACAIGNQAIDALTNEVDSARCVGHVKQVRQHLVPYHRLSVVQEFNERVEALSKSIT; translated from the coding sequence TTGGATGCCGCGTTGGCGCGCGCGCCCTTCAACGTCCGGGAGCAATTCCGGATGCTGCTGTCCGCCGACGGTCGGCGGGCAGATTCTCGGGAGACTTCCAGCGAGAATAAAAATCAGGCAGAGGTTGACGCCAGCCCTACGGGGCTATGGACTCCGGACGGTACACTATCGGCAGTAGCCGAAGTCTCGGAGGGAAGTCCAATGGACCGAAGGCAATTTCTTGTTCTTTCGGGTTCCACCCTCACCTCTCCTGCACATGAATGGCTCATTGCGCGGCCATCGAACGATCTTTCGAGTCAATCAGGGAGATTCGTTGGAACATCGATCGTGGACAACCTGCGCCGTATCACAGACGAGCTTCGCCGCATGGACGACCAGATCGGGAGCGGCCCCCTGGTGCAAGTAGTCCGCAGCCAGGCATCCTATGTCACCGACCTTCTGAAGAACGGCCGCTACACCGACTCGGTGAGCCGAGACCTTTACGGAATGCTTGCCGAGCTTCTGCGCCTGGCGGGGTGGCTCTCGTTTGACGCGGGGCGCCACGGTCAAGCGCAACGCTTTTTCACCGCAGGGCTGCGCAGCGCCCACACCGCCGGAGACCGCGCGCTCGGCGCGAACATCCTCGGGTTCATGAGTTGCCAGGCGAAGGACATCGGCCAGTTCACCGAGTCAGCGAGATTCGCAGACAGCGCGAGAACAGGCTACGCCGGTACCAGCCCGACAGTTTCGGCAATCCTGAACATGAGGGCCGCCCAGGCGTACGCGAACCTGAAAGACGCGGTCGAGACGCGCCGGGCAATCGATGCCGCCTTCGACGTCTTCGGCGGAAATCCTCCCGGTCACGGAGAACCACCGTGGTCCTACTGGTTCAATGAGGCTCAGATGAATGAGCAGGTTGGCTACTGCTACATGCGCCTTGGGGATTGGGAGCGTGCCCGCGACCACCTGTCCCTGTCTACCGGTGTTACAGGAGGTCCAGACACTCGGGAAGGGGCTTTGCGTCAAGCCCTGTTGGCTGACACCTACGCTCAACAGGGTGATCCGGACAGTGCATGCGCAATTGGCAACCAGGCGATTGACGCTCTCACGAATGAGGTTGATTCAGCGCGCTGCGTCGGGCACGTAAAGCAGGTAAGACAGCATCTTGTACCGTATCACAGATTGTCGGTGGTGCAGGAATTTAACGAGCGAGTAGAGGCCCTCTCCAAATCAATCACCTGA
- a CDS encoding HNH endonuclease, which yields MSVGNPSTRRHLFAAFGGRCGYCLTAAADHLDHLVPRAAGGTNSRFNLIPACTPCGTSKGALSVAEWVARRAAGTLTTGAGAPPVPVYRVPMKPVNHRPIAA from the coding sequence GTGAGCGTCGGGAACCCGTCGACCCGCCGGCACCTGTTCGCCGCGTTCGGGGGCCGGTGCGGCTACTGCCTGACCGCCGCCGCCGATCATCTCGATCACCTCGTGCCGCGCGCCGCCGGGGGCACGAACAGCCGCTTCAACCTGATCCCGGCGTGCACCCCGTGCGGGACGTCGAAGGGTGCGCTGTCGGTCGCGGAGTGGGTGGCGCGCCGCGCCGCCGGCACCCTGACGACCGGCGCCGGTGCGCCGCCGGTGCCGGTGTACCGGGTGCCGATGAAGCCGGTGAACCACCGCCCCATCGCGGCCTGA
- a CDS encoding helix-turn-helix domain-containing protein, translating to MADTAPRDNRTPTRPASKPTPATLPAPCRAVYTVAEAAHMLSLSLASTYDLLRRGDLPGRRLGRRWVIPRDRFHTWLDNLPAADPHDTDPADGQDNQP from the coding sequence ATGGCCGACACCGCCCCCCGCGACAACCGCACCCCGACCCGACCCGCCAGCAAACCCACCCCGGCCACCCTCCCCGCCCCGTGCCGCGCGGTCTACACCGTCGCCGAAGCCGCCCACATGCTCTCCCTGTCCCTCGCCAGTACCTACGACCTGCTGCGCCGCGGCGACCTCCCCGGACGGCGTCTCGGCCGCCGCTGGGTCATCCCCCGCGACCGGTTCCACACCTGGCTCGACAACCTCCCCGCCGCCGACCCCCACGACACCGACCCCGCCGACGGGCAGGACAACCAGCCATGA
- a CDS encoding bifunctional DNA primase/polymerase, with the protein MTTPRPSMLPAAVTYADQGWPVFVLGRTKRPVANCEPCAQAGPDHDREACPCLTCHSFYAATTDRNRIVAMLAAVPDGLLAIRTGTAAGLAVIDIDPRNGGTLDRSLMTPTAAVATGGGGWHLYYRHPGHPVLSRPLTGAPGIDIKADGGLVVAPPSLHPTTGRPYQWAGTRPVAEMPPALIAAVAADPPMTKPAPPRSCTPARVSSRAGEAGGISNPAALLAAHLAAVARAPEGRRRTTLYGAARGIARMVAAGHLTTTEAWAALTDAGHTADQTDRDINAAITGGFHAEGVPT; encoded by the coding sequence ATGACCACCCCCCGCCCGTCGATGCTGCCCGCCGCCGTCACCTACGCCGACCAGGGATGGCCGGTGTTCGTCCTCGGACGTACCAAGCGGCCGGTGGCGAACTGTGAGCCCTGCGCGCAGGCAGGGCCAGACCACGACAGGGAAGCCTGCCCGTGTCTGACCTGCCACAGCTTCTACGCCGCCACCACCGACCGAAACCGCATCGTCGCCATGCTCGCCGCCGTCCCTGACGGCCTGTTGGCGATCCGCACCGGCACCGCCGCCGGCCTGGCCGTCATCGACATCGACCCCCGCAACGGCGGCACCCTCGACCGGTCGCTGATGACCCCCACAGCCGCCGTGGCCACCGGCGGAGGCGGATGGCACCTGTACTACCGCCACCCCGGACATCCGGTGCTCTCCCGGCCCCTCACCGGCGCTCCCGGCATCGACATCAAGGCGGACGGCGGGTTGGTGGTCGCGCCGCCGTCACTGCACCCGACCACCGGCCGTCCCTACCAGTGGGCCGGCACCCGGCCGGTAGCCGAGATGCCCCCCGCCCTCATCGCCGCCGTGGCCGCCGATCCGCCCATGACGAAACCCGCCCCGCCACGCAGCTGCACACCGGCCCGCGTCTCGTCACGCGCCGGAGAGGCGGGGGGCATCTCAAACCCCGCCGCGTTGCTCGCCGCACACCTGGCCGCCGTCGCCCGAGCACCCGAAGGACGCCGCCGCACCACCCTCTACGGCGCCGCCCGCGGCATCGCCCGCATGGTCGCCGCCGGCCACCTCACCACCACCGAAGCCTGGGCCGCGCTCACCGACGCCGGACACACCGCCGACCAGACCGACCGCGACATCAACGCCGCCATCACCGGCGGATTCCACGCCGAAGGAGTCCCCACCTGA
- a CDS encoding excisionase family DNA-binding protein — MGDILTVEQAAARMNMSVRYVRRLVAERRIAFHRIGRSIRLTSADVDAHIAAGRVESLTVSKVWRDVRSVI; from the coding sequence TTGGGCGACATCCTGACCGTCGAGCAGGCCGCTGCCCGGATGAACATGAGTGTCCGGTACGTGCGCCGCCTGGTTGCGGAACGGCGTATCGCGTTCCACCGCATCGGCCGGTCGATCCGGCTGACCTCCGCCGACGTTGACGCCCATATCGCGGCCGGTCGTGTCGAGTCGCTCACGGTCTCCAAGGTTTGGCGCGACGTACGGAGCGTGATCTGA
- a CDS encoding tyrosine-type recombinase/integrase, whose product MAARRRFGSIRRRESGRYQVRYPGPDGQQRTAPETFARKSEAERYLTLIEGQILRGEWIDPERGKVTLTDYAARWIVERPNLRPRTIGLYSGLLTRHITPYIGGIPIGKLTTPIIREWRTKLLESGVSVGTTAKAYRLLRAVLMTAVREDELIRTNPCRIPGADQENAPERPVLTVSQVFALAEKLGGRYRALVLVTTFASLRWGEVAALQRRDLDTDDGIVHIRQSLVEIGGQGVVLGPPKSRAGVRTVSLPAVILPWLRIHLAEYVADDPAAFVFTGPKGGFLRRGNFRKLVGWSDAVAAIGMPNLHFHDLRHTGNTLASRTGASLRDLMTRMGHDSPRAALIYQHASTEADAAIADALSAVLAAQQGSVPPPAPRPDDTPEDGAAGALVPA is encoded by the coding sequence ATGGCCGCCCGTCGCCGCTTCGGCAGCATTCGCCGCCGCGAGTCCGGCCGATACCAGGTCCGCTATCCCGGGCCGGACGGACAGCAGCGCACCGCACCCGAGACATTCGCGCGGAAGAGTGAAGCGGAACGGTATTTGACCCTCATCGAGGGTCAAATACTGCGCGGAGAATGGATCGATCCGGAGCGCGGAAAGGTTACCCTGACCGACTACGCCGCCCGCTGGATTGTCGAGCGGCCCAATCTCAGGCCACGCACGATCGGCCTGTATTCGGGGCTCCTCACCCGGCATATCACGCCGTACATCGGGGGTATTCCGATCGGCAAGCTCACGACTCCGATCATCCGCGAGTGGCGGACAAAGCTACTCGAATCGGGCGTGTCGGTGGGTACGACGGCGAAGGCGTACCGGCTGCTGCGCGCCGTGCTCATGACTGCGGTCCGGGAAGACGAGCTGATCAGGACCAACCCGTGCCGTATCCCCGGGGCCGATCAGGAGAACGCTCCCGAGCGTCCGGTCCTGACCGTTTCTCAGGTGTTCGCTCTCGCGGAGAAGCTTGGTGGTCGGTACCGAGCGCTCGTGCTGGTGACCACCTTTGCCTCCCTGCGGTGGGGTGAAGTGGCCGCGCTTCAGCGACGCGACCTCGACACCGACGACGGCATCGTGCACATCAGGCAGTCCCTGGTGGAGATCGGTGGGCAAGGGGTCGTTCTCGGTCCGCCCAAGTCCCGGGCGGGTGTCCGTACCGTGTCTCTCCCAGCGGTGATTCTGCCGTGGCTTCGGATCCACCTTGCCGAATATGTGGCGGACGATCCGGCGGCATTCGTGTTCACAGGACCGAAGGGTGGATTTCTGCGCCGCGGGAACTTCCGGAAGCTCGTGGGATGGTCAGACGCGGTTGCTGCCATCGGCATGCCGAACCTGCACTTTCACGACCTGCGGCACACCGGCAACACGCTGGCGTCTAGGACCGGGGCGAGTCTGCGGGACCTGATGACGCGCATGGGGCACGACTCGCCCCGCGCCGCGCTCATCTACCAGCACGCATCCACCGAGGCTGACGCGGCCATCGCGGACGCCCTCAGCGCCGTCCTGGCCGCGCAGCAGGGGAGCGTGCCACCTCCCGCGCCACGCCCGGACGACACCCCCGAGGACGGGGCCGCGGGGGCTCTCGTGCCGGCCTAG
- the tig gene encoding trigger factor encodes MKATKETLSPTRVKLTVEVPFDELKPSLEATYRKLARQVRVSGFRPGKVPPRILDQRLGRGVILDEAVQEALPQLYSEAVQAEEVDVLSRPEVDITEFADGGQLVFTAEVDVRPEVTLPEFSELEITVDAVEVTDEQVEEQLGALRDRFAVLTPVERAVQAGDYVSLDLSAEADGTPIDGAEATGLSYEVGSGNLVEGLDDAIIGATDGETRTFTTELLSGEQAGQPAQVTATVRGVKEKELPALDDDFATTASEFDTLDELRADIRTRLEQSRRTEQVGQAREKLLESLLERVEVPVPGSLLAGEIEAREHRLSRELEYIGTDRPSYLETLGQTEEEFDAEVRESAGKAIRSQFILDAVIDAESIGIDQGELMEQLILRAQRSGVQPDVYAQQLAQGEGLTALMADVLRTKALFLLLENAKVVDGAGTPVELALPARSQPDTDADADHDRDVTVAAEAVAPGDGDATVEPVEPVEAETDGNG; translated from the coding sequence GTGAAGGCCACCAAGGAGACCCTCAGCCCGACCCGGGTCAAGCTCACTGTCGAGGTGCCCTTCGACGAGCTCAAGCCCTCGCTCGAGGCCACATATCGCAAGCTTGCCCGCCAGGTCCGGGTCTCGGGCTTCCGGCCGGGCAAGGTCCCGCCGCGCATCCTGGACCAGCGGCTAGGCCGGGGTGTCATCCTGGACGAGGCCGTCCAGGAGGCGCTGCCGCAGCTCTACTCCGAGGCCGTGCAGGCCGAGGAGGTCGATGTGCTGTCCCGGCCCGAGGTGGACATCACCGAGTTCGCCGACGGCGGCCAGCTCGTCTTCACCGCCGAGGTGGATGTCCGGCCCGAGGTGACTCTGCCGGAGTTCTCGGAGCTTGAGATCACCGTTGACGCCGTCGAGGTCACCGACGAGCAGGTCGAGGAGCAGCTCGGCGCGCTGCGTGATCGTTTCGCGGTGCTCACGCCGGTGGAGCGGGCCGTGCAGGCGGGTGACTACGTCTCGCTCGACCTGTCCGCCGAGGCGGACGGCACGCCGATCGATGGTGCCGAGGCGACCGGGCTGTCCTACGAGGTCGGTAGCGGCAACCTGGTCGAGGGTCTCGACGACGCGATCATCGGCGCCACGGACGGCGAGACCCGCACCTTCACCACGGAGCTGCTCTCCGGTGAGCAAGCCGGTCAGCCCGCCCAGGTGACGGCGACGGTCCGCGGGGTCAAGGAGAAGGAGCTCCCGGCCCTGGACGACGACTTCGCGACCACCGCCAGCGAGTTCGACACCCTCGACGAGCTGCGCGCGGACATCCGGACGCGCCTGGAGCAGTCGCGCCGCACCGAACAGGTCGGCCAGGCCCGGGAGAAGTTGCTGGAAAGCCTCCTGGAGCGGGTGGAGGTGCCGGTGCCCGGCTCGCTGCTCGCCGGCGAGATCGAGGCCCGTGAGCACCGCCTCTCCCGCGAGCTGGAGTACATCGGCACGGACCGCCCGTCCTACCTGGAGACCCTCGGCCAGACCGAGGAGGAGTTCGACGCGGAGGTCCGCGAGTCCGCCGGCAAGGCGATCCGCTCCCAGTTCATCCTGGACGCGGTGATCGATGCCGAGTCGATCGGGATCGACCAGGGCGAGCTGATGGAGCAGCTCATCCTGCGCGCTCAGCGCTCCGGGGTGCAGCCGGACGTCTACGCTCAGCAGCTTGCGCAGGGCGAGGGTCTCACGGCCCTGATGGCCGACGTCCTGCGGACCAAGGCGCTCTTCCTGTTGCTGGAGAACGCCAAGGTCGTCGACGGTGCGGGGACCCCCGTCGAGCTCGCTTTGCCAGCCCGTTCGCAGCCGGACACCGATGCCGACGCCGATCATGACCGCGATGTCACCGTCGCGGCGGAGGCCGTCGCCCCCGGGGACGGGGACGCCACGGTCGAGCCGGTCGAGCCGGTCGAGGCGGAGACCGACGGCAACGGCTGA
- a CDS encoding ATP-dependent Clp protease proteolytic subunit, which translates to MSNIAAPRLPVPGPDLRAPGQGGPAFDDQVFNRLLANRIVFLGSVVEDSIANAICAQLLLLNAEDPTRDIFLYINSPGGSVSAGMAIYDTMQFVENDVATVSLGLAASMGQFLLCAGASGKRYSLPHARIMMHQPSGGIGGTASDIAIQAEQMLYTKRMMQERIAFHTGQPIEQIERDSDRDRWFTAEEAKDYGFVDHVVQQARQVPSEGPVS; encoded by the coding sequence GTGAGTAACATCGCAGCCCCGCGCCTGCCGGTTCCGGGTCCGGACCTTCGTGCACCCGGTCAGGGTGGACCCGCGTTCGACGACCAGGTGTTCAACCGTCTGTTGGCCAACCGCATCGTCTTCCTCGGCTCGGTCGTCGAGGACTCGATCGCCAACGCGATCTGCGCGCAACTCCTGCTGCTCAACGCGGAGGATCCGACCCGCGACATTTTCCTCTATATCAACTCGCCGGGTGGGTCGGTGAGCGCCGGTATGGCGATCTACGACACCATGCAGTTCGTCGAGAATGATGTCGCGACCGTCTCGCTCGGTCTCGCCGCGTCGATGGGGCAGTTCCTGCTCTGCGCCGGTGCGTCGGGCAAGCGCTACTCCCTGCCGCACGCGCGGATCATGATGCACCAGCCGTCCGGTGGTATCGGGGGCACCGCCTCCGACATCGCCATCCAGGCGGAGCAGATGCTGTACACCAAGCGGATGATGCAGGAGCGCATCGCCTTCCACACCGGTCAGCCGATCGAGCAGATCGAGCGCGACTCCGACCGGGACCGGTGGTTCACAGCCGAGGAGGCCAAGGACTACGGCTTCGTCGACCACGTCGTCCAGCAGGCCCGCCAGGTTCCCAGCGAAGGCCCGGTGAGCTGA